The following is a genomic window from Trichomycterus rosablanca isolate fTriRos1 chromosome 24, fTriRos1.hap1, whole genome shotgun sequence.
tgggatattgtgaagagaaagttgagagacacaagacccaacactctggatgagcttaaggccgctatcgaagcatcctgggcctccataacacctcagcagtgccacaggctgattgcctccatgccacgccgcattgaagcagtcatttctgcaaaaggattcccgaccaagtattgagtgcataactgaacataattatttgaaggtttactttttttgtattaaaaacacttttcttttattggtcggatgaaatatgctaattttttgagataggaattttgggttttcatgagctgtatgccaaaatcatcagtattaaaacaataaaagacctgaaatatttcagttggtgtgcaatgaatctaaaatatatgaaagtttaatttttatcattacattatggaaaataatgaactttatcacaatatgctaattttttgagaaggacctgtatacacacacacacacacacaccatatatatatatatacacacacacacacacacacatcatatatatatatatacacacacacacacacacacatcatatatatatatatatacacacacacacacacacacatcatatatatatatatacacacacacacacacacacatcatatatatatatatacacacacacacacacaccatatatatatacacacacacacacacacacaccatatatatatacacacacacacacatcatatatatatacacacacacacacacacatcatatatatatatatatatatatatatatatacacacacacacacacacacacacatcatatatatatatatatatatatatatatatatatatatatacacacacacacacacacacacacacatcatatatacagtgtatcacaaaagtgagtacacccctcacatttctgcagatatttaagtatatcttttcatgggacaacactgacaaaatgacactttgacacaatgaaaagtagtctgtgtgcagcttatataacagtgtaaatgtattcttccctcaaaataactcaatatacagccattaatgtctaaaccaccggcaacaaaagtgagtacacccctaagagactacacccctaaatgtccaaattgagcactgtttgtcattttccctccaaaatgtcatgtgatttgttagtgttactaggtctcaggtgtgcatagggagcaggtgtgttcaatttagtagtacagctctcacactctctcatactggtcactgaaagttccaacatggcacctcatggcaaagaactctctgaggatcttaaaagacgaattgttgcgctacatgaagatggccaaggctacaagaagattgccaacaccctgaaactgagctgcagcacagtggccaagatcatccagcgttttaaaagagcagggtccactcagaacagacctcgcgttggtcgtccaaggaagctgagtgcacgtgctcagcgtcacatccaactgctgtctttgaaagataggcgcaggagtgctgtcagcattgctgcagagattgaaaaggtggggggtcagcctctcagtgctcagaccatacgccgcacactacatcaaattggtctgcatggctgtcaccccagaaggaagcctcttctgaagtctctacacaagaaagcccgcaaacagtttgctgaagacatgtcaacaaaggacatggattactggaaccatgtcctatggtctgatgagaccaagattaatttgtttggttcagatggtctcaagcatgtgtggcggcaatcaggtgaggagtacaaagataagtgtgtcatgcctacagtcaagcatggtggtgggaatgccatggtctggggctgcatgagtgcagcaggtgttggggagttacatttcattgagggacacatgaactccaatatgtactgtgaaatactgaagcagagcatgatcccctccctccggaaactgggtcgcagggcagtgttccagcatgataatgaccccaaacacacctctaagacgaccactgctttattgaagaggctgagagtaaaggtgatggactggccaagcatgtctccagacctaaacccaatagaacatctttggggcatcatcaagcggaaggtggaggagcgcaaagtctcgaatatctgccagctccgtgatgtcgtcatggaggagtggaaaagcattccagtggcaacctgtgaagctctggtaaactccatgcccaggagagttaaggcagttctgggaaataatggtggccacacaaaatattgacacttcaggaactttcactaaggggtgtactcacttttgttgccggtggtttagacattaatggctgtatattgagttattttgagggaagaataaatttacactgttatataagctgcacacagactacttttcattgtgtcaaagtgtcattttgtcagtgttgtcccatgaaaagatatacttaaatatctgcagaaatgtgaggggtgtactcacttttgtgatacactgtatatatatatacacacacacacacacacatcatatatatacacacacacacacacacatcatatatatatatatatatatatatatatatatatatatatacacacacacacacacacacacacacacacacacacatcatatatatatacacacacacacatcatatatatatatatatatatacacacacacacacacacagtgaatgTGGGAGGTAAAGTCTCAGGATCTGAGGGGATTTAGTGTTTGTTTTCTGTACacaatgtactgtgtgtgtgtgtgtgtgtgtgtgtatatacagagtgtgtgtgtgtgtgtgtgtgtgtgtgtgtgtgtgtgtgtgatgagacTCACAGGTTGTTGGTAAAGTCGTTCATGATGGAGGAAGCGCTGGTGAAGGTTAAAATCGGGATCAGAGCAAACGGCAACTGTACAAAATAACatgattatacacacacacacacacacactatacacactatacacacacttcattctatatacacacacaatatacactctgtatatgttctgttctatacacacacacacactatacacacacaatatatacacactattcattctatatacacacacacatacactctacaTACattctatacacacactgtatacacacactctatatacacacacacaatatactcTGCACAtgttctatacacacacacattctatacacactacactctatttacagtgtttttctCACTTTAATGTAAACTGAATGTGGGACTGAATGTGGGGTTGATTTGGgattggtgcaggactgatgtggGGTTGATGTGTTATGAATGTGGGATTGATTTGGGATTGATGTAGTTTTGGTGCAGGATTGTTcctctgcatgttctcctcagtGTGATCATGTGACCCACCTGCATGCTCTGCAGGACGTTGAGGAAGTCGTTCATGCCCGTTAGGTGATGAACGTCCTGGAAGACGGCCACCAGCAGAGTGGGAACGATGGCGATGGATCGAGTTAATAAGACTCGCGCGAACCTCGACCAGCGCAGGTTCAGGAAACCCTGACAAACACAAACCGGATTAAGTATCGGTACTACTGGGATTACAGTCAGAGACCGTTTATGGGCATTAAAGGAATGATTGAGCCGTACCTCCATCACAAACTGTCCCGAGTACGTCCCGGTCATGGTGGAGCTCTGTCCTGCTGCCAGGATACCAACCGCCCAGATATACAGAGCTGCAGGTCCAAAAAAACAGCCCAGGACCACgccctgtacacacacacacacacacacacatatatatatattcacatCTTTCCtactgtataatgtgtgtgtgtgaatgtaaacaCTGATGAGTTTGATGATGTAAATTTCTCCTCGTACCCCTTTGTAGATGTCGACCTCCAGCGTGTTGTTGTTGAGAGGGAAGAGATCAGTGTGAGGACTTCCTGTTTCATTACACTGctgattctacacacacacacacacacacacacacacacacacacacacacacacacacactgttaggcCTGTGTGAGGTGGAACCATGGATATTAGAATTATTGTGATATTGCTGATACATCAGCacaactgtatacacacacagatggagaacatgctaaatgcCTCACCACTTCCATGTTGGTTTTTCCATAGAAGGCCTGAGCGAACACGGCCACCACGAAGACGTTGATGAGGAAGGAGATGAAGAGCGCGATGGTCGACTCGATGAAGAAGTATTTATTCGCCTCCTTCACCTCCTTCTTATTGTTTCGATTCACCTCACGAGACTGAAATTAATCACATCATTAATCATTCTACTGAGATCAacacacagccaaaagtatatggacacctgaacatcagCTAGTTAAAACATATTATGATGGGGTTTGTAAACATTCCGATTCGTCCTAACGATCTGTAAcagtgctgaggtcagggttcatTCAGGCCACTGAGGATCCTTCATTACCAAACTCACCAAACTGTGTGTTATTATTCTCAGTGTTACAGCGCCACCTACTGCTGGACTGAACTGCTTATCATTCTGCACTGTGTGATGGTTTATATCACCTGATTATTACAGGTGTTGAACTGATCAGGTGTAATTACCTTGACGAGGGCGGAGTGCAGGTAGATGTTATGAGGCATTATAACCGCTCCAACGATCCCCACCGCCTGCTCCAGCTGAGGAGCTCCACATCCCTCACAGTACGGAACAAACATCCCCTTCAGAACCTCGCCCTGATTCGGGGCCACACGCACGTACTGCACACATAAACAATAtaacatttactttattattataatcattattatacacacacatactgagaatataaacaatacaagatatacttttatattaatatatactttatatcattattattatcataataacTAATTATGTACACTCATGTACTGtgaatataaacaatataaaatatactttattattattataatcattgtaattaaagtaaataataagtTAGTAATGATACCTCGTAGCCGAAGGTGAAGGCCATGATGGTGATGAGGACCCCAAAAAACGCTTCCAGTTTACGCAAacctggagtttataaacacaaccacaaaataaacacaataataataataataataaatctataaatataacgaggtattaatattaaacattgATGTGTATGTAAAACGTACCGTATTTATCCAGGAAGAGGAAGACGAAGGTATCGATGATGGTGATGAGAACCCCCGCCCAC
Proteins encoded in this region:
- the slc11a2 gene encoding natural resistance-associated macrophage protein 2 translates to MMRRNKDADHVEAEVPPEQNGGIQTIYSSVTPAEDEEPIATYFDEKVPVPDDVSQMFSFRKLWAFTGPGFLMSIAYLDPGNIESDLQSGAVAGFKLLWVLLAATIIGLLLQRLAARLGVVTGMHLAEVCHRQYPTVPRVILWLMVELAIIGSDMQEVIGCAIALNLLSVGRIPLWAGVLITIIDTFVFLFLDKYGLRKLEAFFGVLITIMAFTFGYEYVRVAPNQGEVLKGMFVPYCEGCGAPQLEQAVGIVGAVIMPHNIYLHSALVKSREVNRNNKKEVKEANKYFFIESTIALFISFLINVFVVAVFAQAFYGKTNMEVNQQCNETGSPHTDLFPLNNNTLEVDIYKGGVVLGCFFGPAALYIWAVGILAAGQSSTMTGTYSGQFVMEGFLNLRWSRFARVLLTRSIAIVPTLLVAVFQDVHHLTGMNDFLNVLQSMQLPFALIPILTFTSASSIMNDFTNNLFWKVGGGLLILLVCVINMYYVVVYVRALASVVLYVFSTLLSLAYLCFVSYLVWRCLIALGLRCADRCGMGLQNDLVLLTELERDVVETPDR